A single window of Doryrhamphus excisus isolate RoL2022-K1 chromosome 5, RoL_Dexc_1.0, whole genome shotgun sequence DNA harbors:
- the LOC131129200 gene encoding protein SPO16 homolog — MATAEEPRWTTTIIISTSLQSHETVRMLTAQQHRIRLSYGVERGSFIFPLAGVAFMLVEPQDLPPNLEESGLIEQIKKFSEVHRNCFVLLYAPFNGTKEVETLSLIQHRFFGSTLRILPVRNNTEILKGMLTIAKATSKPHVDRIRDRMALARAHILERSSVWEMLRNLM, encoded by the exons ATGGCGACAGCCGAAGAACCTCGGTGGACAAcaaccatcatcatcagcaCGTCACTGCAG AGTCATGAAACAGTCAGGATGCTAACGGCTCAACAACACAGAATCCGACTGTCTTACGGCGTGGAGCGTGGATCCTTCATTTTTCCTCTGGCTG GTGTTGCATTCATGCTGGTGGAGCCTCAGGATTTGCCCCCAAACTTGGAAGAGTCTGGACTTATTGAACAGATAAAAAAGTTCTCGGAGGTCCATCGGAATTGCTTTGTGCTGCTGTATGCTCCTTTCAATGGCACAAAAGAAGTGGAAACACTGTCTCTCATTCAGCATAG ATTCTTTGGCAGCACCCTCAGGATCTTGCCAGTGCGAAACAACACAGAGATTCTCAAAGGAATGTTGACCATAGCAAAG GCCACAAGCAAGCCTCATGTCGACCGTATACGGGACCGTATGGCTCTGGCTAGGGCTCACATCCTTGAAAGAAGTTCTGTGTGGGAGATGCTAAGAAACCTCATGTAA